The Armatimonadota bacterium genomic sequence CCCGAGCACCTTGCCATCGGCGTCGACGACGAACCAGTCGCGCTTGACGTCTGCGGGCTTCTGCTGAAACGTCTTCACCGCCTCCCCCGGATCTCTGCCCGAGCCACCCCCGGATCAGGCAAACCAACGTGCAGGATACTATGCGCCTGCACGGGTGTCAAACGCGCGGGCCACAGCGCGTTCGCCTTCAGCCGCCCAGTGCGATCTCGGAGTCGTCTCCGAGGTTCACCCGCGTGGGGCGCCCCTCCAGGTACGCGCCCTCCCCGATCAGCGACCCGTCCAGCACCACGTTCTCCACAGTGGCGTTGCGGTTGACGATCGAGTTGCGGACCACCGAACGGACGATGCGCGCCCCGTCGGCGACCGAGACGTGGGGACCGATCACCGACTCCTCGATGACGGCGGTAGGCGCGATCGCCACCGGGGGGCGGACGACGCCGCCGGGGATGTCCTGGAGCGTGGGGTTCAAGACGTCCAGCAACGCCCGGTTGGCTTCCAGCAGCGCCTCAGCGGTCCCGCAATCGTACCACTCCTCCACGGGAAACGTTCGGACGGGCTCGCCGGAGTCCACATAGAACTGCAGGGCATCCGCCAGCCAGTACTCGCCGCGCACCCGGTGGTCCTCGTCCACCAGCCGCTCCAGGCACCGGCGCAACAGAGCCCCGTTGCGCAGGAAGTAGACGCCCGTGATCGCGAGATGGGTGGAAGGATGCTCGGGCTTCTCGATGAGCCGGCG encodes the following:
- a CDS encoding sugar phosphate nucleotidyltransferase → MSVTSVTGEALRAIVPVAGFGTRLRPHTYTVPKALMPVAGQPILGHILDELTSIGVEEVVLVVGHLGEKVEAYVRENYRIRVHFVRQEQPLGNGHAIYVAREFLRAEPVLIMLGDTIFRGDFAPVLRSDVSLIGVREVADPRRMGIVELDRDGFVRRLIEKPEHPSTHLAITGVYFLRNGALLRRCLERLVDEDHRVRGEYWLADALQFYVDSGEPVRTFPVEEWYDCGTAEALLEANRALLDVLNPTLQDIPGGVVRPPVAIAPTAVIEESVIGPHVSVADGARIVRSVVRNSIVNRNATVENVVLDGSLIGEGAYLEGRPTRVNLGDDSEIALGG